DNA from Quercus lobata isolate SW786 chromosome 1, ValleyOak3.0 Primary Assembly, whole genome shotgun sequence:
aattttgaaatcacaAAAGGTCACTGCTATAATTTTACAGGTGTTTGAATCTCAAGAAAAAGCAAAATCATCAAGTGATCATCCGTGTGTAAATTGGCAATTACATAAACAGCTCACCGAGATGAATCCACTAACTCATCCTTTAAATAACCACACAGGGGCTTCACTAACTGGTGCCATTAGCATGTGCTGCTCCTTTCTCATCACGAAATGTTTGAACTGCTTTAAGTTGAGAAAATAGTTAATCTTCAAGAAGCCGATAGACTGTGATTTCTTGCTGCTTGAAATACCGCCGATCCTCCTCATCCACAAGAACCAGATTCAAAAAGTACTTCACACTaaatttgttgttgatgttgcGATATGTTGGTGTCAGTTCATAAGGACTAAGGAAAAGTCTGATTGGAATTGATTCTCCTGTAAGAGCATTAGTGGATGCacccaataattaaataacgAAATAGTTGTTGCACAGAATGATAGAACCATCAACCATGTGATACAAATATTAAGCGGTGTAGAAACCATCAACCATGTGAAAGCAATTGTAGCATCACAGATGGAATGCCAGAATCACAATCCaaataaatatcataaaaaaaaaaattaaaaaaaagaaaaaagaaaaaaaagaaagagagagagttaagaCTGGCCATATCAAGGAAAGACCAATACATGAGAAGCATAATGGTAAAGACTTCTGTGAGAGAATCATTTCAGAAGAGTTCCACAAGACATAAATCAGATCATGTGCTAACTGTGTACCTCTGACTGGAGCACCGTCCATCAACTCAAATTTTGCAAGGGTCTCGGTTTCAACGTATGTATTGGACCCTGATCCAGTTGACTCCCGACGCCTAATCTCAAGCTCCATATTTTTAATCTTAATTctcaccaaaagaaaatatatttttccaaGGATGGCATCCTTCAGGTGATACCTTCAAATTTTTTGAGTACCAttaagaagtttcaaaatttcctAGTTCATTCTGTAGAAAATATTAAACTTGACTATTTTAACATGGCCTTCATTTATACTTACTTGCTTGTATTGTACTCAAACTCAATGTGTAGACAGTCCTCAATTCCGACCTCCATCTGCATGAGCATCAACAGAAACAAATGGGAGCAttatggaaaatgattttttttcctttcctgaaCCATATCAGCAGATCAACTACCAATTTACATGTGTACTCCTCCCCACAACTTccctttaaataaattaaaaccaaaagagAATCACAGACATTGACATGGGTGATTACAATGACGACAAAGCACCAAGACTGAAGGCTATGAACAAATCATTTGTTAAAAATACACAAGCATTTGTGACATTCAAAGGATAAGATGGAGGATTCAACGCTGTCTGTTGGAACTACTATCAACTACTTGTGACAAGTAAATATCAAAAGTAACAGGAAATTGGATATTATGGGAGTAGTTGGAGCAAGTATCAGCTGTTTGAAGAAAGTAAATATTCGAAAGCATCGGGACACTGGAGATTACAGGAGCAGGAAGGAATCTTGTGCAAACCATTTATATAACATATGCAACCATGCATAAAGCAAAAGCATCACAATTCTAACCTTAATGCTGTTATTGATCGGTGGAGGTGGAGTGTAGTTGCGAACCTGATTCAGAACATAGCGGTAAaagataattcaaaaaataataaagaagtaAATAGAGTACCTTTGCAATACTCTCATTCTATACATTTAAATATCTGCAGTAGAGGAATTTTGAGGAGCTTAAATGCTTAATACATATAAATGGATGTAGAAAATAAAATCTGATTTTATGGCAATCCTGGGCAAGGACTAGCATCTTCAGAAGATTTAAGCAATGAGATTAAAGAATGCAGCAGCAGAGTTTTTCTTGGTTTACTTTTTAAAGTGAAATAATAGATAAACACAAGTTGAGAGAACTTTTCTTACCatcactttaaaaaaatcaccaataaaaaaagaaaaaaaaaaccaatataaaagaaaagctgtGAATGTTAGTGCTGAGCTCCAAAACTAGGCAAAATTTAAGTAGATAGAACAAAGCAGCTCAACTGGTTTAACCAGCTCAACTACATGTCATTACAGTATAATCACATctagtaaaacaaaaaaaaagtctttaatTACAAACTGCAAAATATCGCGCTCTTGTATGTCTTTCTTTAAATTAATGGATTGAACATGTGTAACATCATTCATATAATTTAAACACTTTATAAAATAGAGTAAAATGGATTCACAAAAATAGTATGGCAATCAACGAAATGCTCCATAGTATCACAAATTCATAGTAATTCAATATATAGCTTACATAATTAAGAATAAATTACCACAAATTCCTGGTACTCCACCATGTTAGTGACATAATTTCGACCAATTGTTACTTTCAAAATATACCTGTGAGATTTCCAGAAACACTCAAAGGGTCAGTTCTTTCTTTCTGCTTCTTTTCcagttaaatataaattttattgaagaaagaatAAGGAAGAGTACACAGGAGATATACAATTGTCCAACAGAGTAAACTCTAAtactcaaaatgaaaataaaatcttaaaataaaaaagatggaAAGTGTAGGCTGCCTAAATCATTGCTCCAATCATGTCCTCAAAAGCATAGATTCAATTAAATTCCAATCGAGCTCAACCCCAACTAAGATTACGATTATTTCCCTCTTGCCAAAAGATCCACATAAGACAAAGCAGAATAACACTCCAGGTTTTGCTACTATCATGATGACTATAAACTTGAAACATAGGATACTTTTTCTAAGGGGGAGGGGAATAGGAGATtaagcaaagagagagaaaccagTAAGAGTTAAACAACAGTCTTGAGAACAATATACAATCTCCAATAAACAATCTTCTTTCTCATAGTAGAAGTTACATGACAGCGTACCTAAGCCTAACGTTGACTCCATTGTATGATTCATGAGGCATCTCAAcagtagaaaattcaaatggATATGTTTTCCTTTCATATAATTCACCAGGAACATCAAGTTCACGCACTGCACAAAAAATAATGGGAGTCGTGGCCTATTtggaatatataaaaaaactaattaattaatggaAAATGACAATCATAGACcctcaaaattttttctaaaaaaataaaataagagagaggGGGGGGTGGACTTTTCAAAAGTTTGAAATGATTATCCTGATGAAAGATAAAGTATAGGTTTCTGGTTCACAAAATGGTGGTATAGTATAGCAATTTAATTATTGATCATTTTGTAGAATCACAATCTTAAATACACTCACCAAGGGAAGTAAAATCATAAAAGTTGCCTCTGTCAAAAAACAACTCTGCAATGAGGTGAAAGAAAACAATACAGTCAGAACATTGTAATAGCTATTATACAGCAATAGTCCCCAAAAGCTCAAATAATGCACATGATAAACTAACCCTATATCCATTGACTTTTCCAATGggaaacaaaagtaaaaatataatgctaaaattttcaaacagaATATGTCAACTTAATCTGAGATTAATATAACATACATTACATAATACTAACTTCGAACTAATTTAAAACCAGAGACAGAACTATGTTTAAAGATTTCACTAGACCCCATAATTATTCTAGTGAAACAAAGAGCCAGCCCTAAAAGAACTAAAGTAAAACACTTCTGAATCttctactcttttcttttcccctcTTCTCAATGGTACTAAGAAGATCTTATCCATATTCAATTTACTGTATCTTGGATATGATTTCCCTCATCTGAGAATTTCAAGTGTTTCACCTTCTAGAGAACAAGCAAATATCAAGCTTTTCATTCACCATGTCCTTAAGAATCCGCTTCAGTTTCAaatatttacaataaaaaatagaactaGAATTATACGGTGCTTTCATTATTTGGGGTCCATTGGGTTATGCTGAGTGGTGTTGTGGAGCTTTTATCAAGTTGGGCTAGCAAGTTTAACAGGCATAAATCTACTGTGATTTGGAGTATGACTATGATCCCTCATTGCCTCATGTGGGGTATTTGGCGGGAGAGAAATGcttgtattttttaatgaaGCAAGAGATCGATGCATGACTTGAAGATTTCCTTCTTCCAGACTTTGCTCAAGTGGACCAACGCTTTGGGTGTCTTTACTTTTAATTTGTTGGCTGATTTACTTGATAGTTGAAGTTTCCATGCATCATAGTTTAGTTGTATTGCTAGTAAAGCCTGTGTGCTTTGGTTCCTTGTatgatttcaatttttcaatgaaGCATTATTACTGATCAAAATAGATAGATAGAACCAGAATTGATCAATTAAATTAACCAATGAAGTAGGACATGAGTTTGTGACAATAGTAGATTAGCATGTTTATTTAGTCTGCTTCATGATTTTTTTGCTCATGAAGTAGTCTcttctcaataaaattattcttatctatcaaaatgaaaatctGTGTTACTCCCAATTGCATTCACATTATAATTTTCTACTTAAGTTAAAAAACTCCAACTAATTAGAAATCTAAAATGAAAAGCTTGAAGCAAAGGAAGCACACCTATTTGACCAAGGAGCTCAATTTTAATACCATTATGTTCAAATTTCTTCCCTTGTGTTGGTTCCACAAGAACCTGAGATAACAAGAGCAAGAGTTAACCTCCCATATTATGCTTGTACCTGTGTATAGTCAGCAAAACTCCGGTAATAACCCTTCATAAGATTGGAAAGCACAATAACCAACTATACCTCGCCAATGATGGTTTCTTGACTTTGGAACAGAGGAAGCATAACAGTTTGACCATTGTCCTTCTTTATTGGAACCTgtaaaaaaaaggatagaatttgaaaatgcaaatgctcgaaaataaattaatttaggAACAGCTTCTGGTGAATATATGTGATGCAGTGACGGTTTTCAAGGTCAGTTGCATGATTTATTGATGGAATCCCTAATGGGTCTGACCATGTAGACAAGAACTTTTGGCAACTTGGACCATATTTAGTTACCATCTTTGGAGTTGAAGACATCTGAAAATTCTACATCTAGGTGTAATTTTGTGGTAGATTTGATaatttcccaaaattttttatttggctttgtagtttttttttttaataggtaatattttcattaaaccaggggaaaaaatgaaggaaaaaaaaaacatgggaaACCAACGAAGTATACTGGATGAGTGGATGTATACCCAAAGgttttgaaaaaacatattacaCATTCGAGGaaacaataaaatcatatcacTACAAAGGTTTGCTCCTATCCAAGACCAGCCAATAAAGTAGTGACCCAACAAACTGAGATTTATAGGCCAATGCATCTGTACAAATCTTTTAAAGGCATTTAAGCAAAATTGATAATGAAATCTAAGTTGTGTAGTTAAAAGCAGGCGACAATAACATCAGATTTTTCATTGTGGTGAATTCACATAGACGGAACAATCACATAGGGGAATCACAAAGGGCTCTTCCTTAGAAACGTTCCCTAtgttatcatatatataatgatGAAGCAAAGTTTAGGAAGCAAATTGTGTCATTTCACAAAAATCTCTATAAGGAATCAGAATATTGGAGATAGTGGGTGTCATAGATGCATTTTTCTTCTGTCTCTCAATATGAATATTTTCTATCAGTAAGTTACATATGCACCCATTGGGTcatgaacccacaacctcaccttCTACCTTACTCTTACGAGAAAGGAggtgtcatttgagctagaTTACACTGGTGTATTCATTGACCCCAGTTTCTATGGATTGATTGCACATTCAATTTTTCTTTGAGGTACTATCAATCTATTGGCCAAAGTGACTTGGCAAAGACAATTTGGATCCCATAAgagaggaaaaaaggaaaagaagcttGAATACAAAACTAAGAAATCATTGGCAAAACTGAAGACTGGTGGAGGATATAACACGGTAGAGAAGCCAAACCCTTTGAAACCAAGGGAAGAAAGGGGTCTGATGAAAATAACCTTTCTTCTcctatcttttagtttttttttttttaatataaaattgaaaggaaaaaagttATACTTTTAACATTATGAGTTAATAGAGTTTACAGCTGTCAGAGACAGGGAAGCTTAGTGGAGTTTCTGAAATGACTAACATATTGAGTGTATAATCCTGAAACTATAAGGGTGCTaagagagaagcaaaaaaaaaaaaaaaaaaaactacacaaTTTCTTATCTTCTGTTTGCAAATGACTCCCTAATTCTCACCTAGGGATCTCTAATGAGATCTGACCATTAACGAGGAATGGAAACTGAACAGAAAATTTGcactaaacaataaaattgatTAATCAACTGTTAAAATAAGGACCGtatagtttatttatatatggtaTTAACTAGTTATTCCCATCCACTAGAATCTATTTATGatccaaatttttaaataatccATGACTTTACGTCTCACAACAATGGACTttaatcaaaagaaacaaagcatgctaaccaaagaaaaacaaagtaaaaaaaaaaaaaaaaaaaaaactaatttgttGTGCAGAAATGAAGCCTTCACACCCTACAGATTCATGGATCCATTTTGAAGTGTAGTGGATTTTCAACACATCACAGGCCTAGTGTTAGCATAATGGCAAAGTGGTTAAATCCACAATTTCCTAACGACTTAAGCTTTAGGAACACGCAGCACTTAATCATAGTATTAGAGCAAATGGGTCTTTAAGTTGGAACCCCGTCTCCACTCCGCCTCCCATTTAAAACACATGTTGGGCCCCACTTATTAAGTGGAGTCCGTGCCCTTAAACAATGGTTAATCaaataaattcatcattttctaaCGACTTAAAGTTATAAGTATACGCAGTAATTTATCAAGAACACGATTCCTACTTCACAGAATAGCAATATCATCCATAACAACTCAAAAGATAGGTGCCAATACATTTTTTAACTTAATTCGAAAgttcattaacaaaaaaaaaaaaaaaaagggatttgatcaaaatagtaaaaaatcaaatattgaaaaaaaagaagtgattAATAAGATTTACCTGCTTGCGAGTTCTTCCATCAGCCAAGGAGATTAAAACACTACACGGTGGCTTGAAAACTCCAGCTATGAAATTCTGTAACAAcaatcggttttttttttttattcaatgcaTATTTCACATGAAGATAccgaattttttttataaacataaaaaaaaaatatatatatatatatatatattaccatgATCTTCAACTAGGATTATGTATAGGTTGACATGCATGAAgcacctacaaaaaaaaaataaataaataaataattgtgatCTGAGAAAAACACTAAACAGTATTTGAATGGATTGTGTGTTCTtgattggaataaaaaattaaaaaaaaaaaaaaaaaaaaacagagaaatgGAGCAAAGTAGCTTACCTGGTGAGCTGAGACTGAGAggaaaaagtgaattttttagctttgaGAATGAGGAGATTTTtgaccaatttttattttgattggcTTTTTCTTCTGCTACAGCtattagttatttttctttgttgcgTTAAGTTTGTTAGTTTATTCAACGATTTGTCAACGTGTCCCGGACTGTGTATCAAATATCAATAGTCCAATACCAATGGCTTCTTCTTGACATTTAGGTGAAGTTCGCGTCTTCTATGGTGTGTTATAAGTTTTACTTACCCTTaagctaaaaaagaagaagttttacccatttcatttcattttctcaCTGCTTgatttactcttaaaaaaaaaacttttaaattagtttttttttttttaacaaggttttacttctaaaagttttttttttaaattttattttatttatagaatattaagtattttaatacatgcgaggagagagaagaaggttttaaaaaaactgacagtggtgtatatccaaaattgtctaactcttggatacatGCTTTTAAAAGGTTACTAGCCTTGTACTCTTGCTTTATGTGTGTAATGAggctttttttgggtttagtgtcataatttttcattcatatcTCAATTTAAGTTGTTTCTCTCTTCTATCCAATTAAACCAAACAcatagtgatttttattttggacatagaaaatatattcattaaaatgaagaaaaaaaaaaaaagcagtatAAACGGATGTGAAGATAAAACAATTCAAACACCAacataaataaatcattaaaaagaaaaaagaaaaaaaaagaagtacattaaaaatcacatttttttaataattcaaaaataaagaagaaaagatttgaaaaaataaaaacaaaaaccaaaatcaataaaaaacgtgagattagaatttagaagaaaggaaacaaaaaaaaaagaaaaaaaaaaagagagaaacatttAAGTCTTgataaagggaaaaaagggagaaagaaaaaaaaaatgaaaacgtTACACTTTGAGAATCAgtttatagccaaaaaaaaaaactttgtgtctttattttttatatataatatttattttgagaatctagtTTATAAGTGgacaaaacaatttaaaaattaacaggAGAATGACCCTATTTTTTAGACAATGTTTTAGTGAGggttagagttgtatttttaccaaattgtcatttagttttgtctctacttaaatatAAGGGtgtaagggtatttttgaaaaaaaaaatgaggatcccaaatagagaagccccttaaataatgGTATAGATTATATATAAACCAACCGTTAAACCAAATTCACGTATGAAAATCCACTAACACAACCAATTTGCCAACAAATTggatattttcttgatatgaCAAATTGTTAGTCTtatgtaaaaaagtgatgtcaataaTAAACTCATATGAGAACCAGTAAAAATTTGTCAACCCAtctagtgtgaaaaatattgtcaaatttttttttttttttgtatgtaacATTacttgtaaggacgcgattcgtggcggaccgtaacagtgtcgggttcgcacgtgaaaaggcccctaacaacatcatttgtagagtgtgggtttgaaaggttaggccttggtcgagaggcggtgggcttttcgtggtattcatacaagtttcggttttccttcacccttgGAGTCTTtttcctggaggtgggctgggaggctctggtttttggccatttttccccacCCCCTccctttaggttacttatttttccttttatacccgcctgcgtccactgtccttcgtccacgtatagggtcaacctttccaaaattgatacttgtcccatcagcccatattcaaagtcgttgggggtggttgtaaaagccaaagactgcggctctgtcaggttcagagcattaaatggcagtgagagcagctttccctggatattttagatctttcgtcctaatttcggtcctataccgtttttaccctttcttcagggggggactttgggtctgccgaggactgagccgtcctcggcgatatccacaggctattttgtcgagcttgggccatagccctcctcggcttgggccttcggattttccccaggtagatgggcttggcccgtaaatcatttgggccccacaatagcccctcaaaacccggctgtccaacctcttggttggaaaggggggttttggtgatgtcaaacctcttcctacggcccaatcaatttggccttttaataatgctggcggctcctcatctgtccaagaaacgcgccggtctatgaggcagccttttgatttcgcgcttgatgcgctcttatcgtttgggtatcccaaaacgtgcttttaatgaccactatttacgagactgctttaattcggcggtttgttttgatggggtggagaaacggaaccggcatgttcgtgttggcagattcctttggatatctgaacctattaaatgtctcccgctccaccctcagtataagaagaaaaggcggaggttattgtttttgtaaagaattccttctcatctttctgagatttgaaatatttggcctccccgagggttcattttacccactggttcacaaactaaatcgtgatacacttcatcataacaacgagtgatgcaggagccaaacccctcccatagaCGCCATGTTCCagtaaagctcattatggctcgatcgggacagggatggcgaagactcaaaatcaacctcacccttctttcagtcaaaatccgaagcagggactcgtcacgtcaaacttccGGCGtaactgagtcgagaacacccatcatcagtaccaaccgctctcctatgagcatacctagtatggctccattgtgttgggagtcaggatcgaggcagggactaagtgtctctacttcttcctctcttccttcactggggctattctccatctccctttcttagtcttcccagcaccagttccatcctggtgctttcacttctccctcttttgctcatttttctttcttttcatctcttctctcttcttctcctccttctttactcatgtcctccatcttcttcattcatctcctccatcttcttcattgatttcttccttactatttccttctccgccatttcttcccaaagaaggttcttatcataatatgagcagtatcgaggcaaagattggagagactttgaaaacGAGTTTAGAAGACGCCTGGGAGTTTagttatctgtactacggatgtaactatcgcttaggcagttcgcattttgtataggctcgttcgagcccttctttgtacattgtaataattttttgtattaataaaaatcgttgttattttatttcgcatgttttgtctctatgccttttttttttcttttggatctacaaacgctgctcggcataTTAATAtggcatctaaatcaatgacggctaagaccaaaagatttgataataaaaagacgtcgccataactttaatagaaatgcttggcataataaggccgatcagtgaagagtaatacttacctcatgctagccgaggagaaaaacgaaggcttgatgtcatgtaaggaataaccatttgaagatatagcacccaccaaatgagcggccttcttatatgactaagtgctggggctttccacccccttccttacacctttattggccttaaccttttatggtgtttaagccgtggatgaagtgacctgacatttttatcaagtaacccatcttacgagattcaaaccttttcttatccaagtatttggtttccccattggcttgggtccgaggaccatacaaggccttggttctgtccaaaacttgtaatttttataattttttgtacttggtttccccataggcttgggtccgaggaccatacaaggccttggttctgtccaaaacttgtaatttttataattttttgtacttggtttccccataggcttgggtccgaggaccatacaaggccttggttctgtccaaaacttgtaatttttataattttttgtacttggtttccccataggcttgggtccgaggaccatacaaggccttggttctgtccctgggcccatatgctgaacgggcctgggccgcgaatttactgggcccacaaattaagaggtgtttccataacctttgatcacgcggtaccttttggcgtccccgtgttcgaggtgcaccctctcgagactcctttaacctcagggttgcagacgacgttggaaatcgagccagagacgttttgtctgtagcgttccttgggacgctgcgcgaattaaatgccatcggtttacttctgggtataaatgggataggggatcacttcacttgcacatgaactctcccgttcccttcagaactatatttcttccatatccgcgatctctctttctagtgccactgccccaaagcaagatgtttgaggcttggatagggatgaaaggtctctgcgcgcttcagaggcaccgaatcctcaaggtgatatggtatggacaaggatggcatagattcaagccagtcctctgccttgacaggaggaagatggtattcctccttcttttagtcaaaatccg
Protein-coding regions in this window:
- the LOC115976678 gene encoding vacuolar protein sorting-associated protein 26A-like; its protein translation is MNFIAGVFKPPCSVLISLADGRTRKQVPIKKDNGQTVMLPLFQSQETIIGEVLVEPTQGKKFEHNGIKIELLGQIELFFDRGNFYDFTSLVRELDVPGELYERKTYPFEFSTVEMPHESYNGVNVRLRYILKVTIGRNYVTNMVEYQEFVVRNYTPPPPINNSIKMEVGIEDCLHIEFEYNTSKYHLKDAILGKIYFLLVRIKIKNMELEIRRRESTGSGSNTYVETETLAKFELMDGAPVRGESIPIRLFLSPYELTPTYRNINNKFSVKYFLNLVLVDEEDRRYFKQQEITVYRLLED